Proteins from a single region of Pangasianodon hypophthalmus isolate fPanHyp1 chromosome 7, fPanHyp1.pri, whole genome shotgun sequence:
- the si:dkey-6i22.5 gene encoding polyamine-modulated factor 1 yields MRMSTLGAQKMEEVANCRSNEPSLTDSGQTSENASSNGSVQTGVPENSSVKSAKCEPRRSRLKVFNKVLEKSLQRLIADASFNRFAHSFHPLCKQNPQMAEVIHKQFISDLQKAIQEDINRVIEEGDLQVKLEELDRLEEQAKDTPGPAWRPSGIPEQDVCSVLIPYHQGQEEYVRRELRKLQKENAALAQRVQSGRDTIAHTEQRIAAAVDEWKASVADLESFVSSLCPSENFESI; encoded by the exons ATGAGAATGTCAACATTGGGAGCACAAAAAATGGAGGAAGTCGCTAACTGCAGGTCCAACGAGCCCAGTTTAACAGATTCTGGTCAAACAAGTGAAAATGCGAGTTCAAATGGGTCGGTACAGACCGGTGTTCCTGAAAATAGCTCGGTTAAATCGGCTAAATGTGAGCCTCGCCGGAGCAGACTGAAAGTCTTTAACAAAGTTCTGGAGAAAAGCCTTCAGCGGCTTATAGCAGATGCTAG TTTCAACAGGTTCGCCCACTCTTTCCATCCACTGTGCAAGCAGAATCCACAGATGGCCGAGGTCATCCACAAGCAGTTCATAAGCGATCTGCAGAAAGCCATCCAG GAGGACATAAACAGAGTGATAGAGGAAGGGGACCTGCAGGTGAAACTGGAGGAGTTGGACAGACTAGAAGAGCAGGCTAAAGACACACCAGGGCCTGCATG gcGACCCAGTGGCATTCCTGAGCAggatgtgtgcagtgtgttgatTCCGTATCACCAGGGGCAGGAGGAGTATGTGCGCAGAGAGCTGAGAAAGCTCCAGAAGGAGAACGCAGCTCTGGCTCAGAGAGTACAGTCTGGCCGAGACACTATCGCGCACACAGAACAGCGCATAGCAGCAGCAGTGGATGAGTGGAAG GCATCTGTTGCTGATTTGGAATCGTTCGTCTCGTCACTTTGTCCATCTGAAAATTTTGAGTCTATTTGA